From a region of the Methanolinea sp. genome:
- the albA gene encoding DNA-binding protein Alba — MLKDNTVFVGNKPVMNYVLAVVTQFNNGASEVAIKARGKAISRAVDTAEIALNRFLENVAKKEIFTSTEVIDTDSGKTNVSSIEIVLVSQK; from the coding sequence ATGCTGAAAGACAACACAGTATTCGTCGGAAACAAGCCGGTCATGAACTACGTTCTTGCGGTTGTTACCCAGTTCAACAACGGCGCATCGGAAGTAGCCATCAAAGCCCGGGGCAAAGCAATCTCCAGGGCCGTCGACACGGCAGAAATCGCATTGAACAGGTTCCTTGAAAACGTGGCAAAAAAGGAGATCTTCACCTCAACCGAGGTCATCGACACCGACAGTGGAAAGACCAATGTTTCAAGTATTGAAATAGTGCTCGTCAGCCAGAAGTGA
- the asd gene encoding aspartate-semialdehyde dehydrogenase, protein MINVGVLGATGAVGQRFVQLLAEHPWFNLTTLTASERSAGKLYRDVVKWRLDVPFPEQAGNIRVSPTDVSSLREVDLVFSALPADIAGDIETGCARAGLGVCSNASSHRMDPDVPLVVAEVNPDHLGLIDVQRDRGQDGFIVTNPNCSTIVLALALAPIRNFGFSDIRVATMQAISGAGFEGVPAMGIFDNVIPYIGQEEQKMETETLKIMGTLDGGGIRSAPYTVSASCHRVPVLDGHTMAIWADIPDPVEKVAEAFLNFVPPISSLPTLPEKSVRFFTEPDRPQPRLDRMRGKGMTVSVGRIREGIRFIAMGHNTIRGAAGASVLNAELISTKNYL, encoded by the coding sequence ATGATCAATGTCGGAGTGCTTGGTGCAACAGGAGCTGTCGGCCAGAGGTTTGTACAGCTCCTGGCAGAGCATCCCTGGTTCAATCTCACGACGCTGACCGCATCGGAACGGAGTGCAGGCAAGCTGTACCGCGACGTGGTCAAGTGGCGCCTTGACGTACCGTTTCCTGAACAGGCCGGCAATATCAGGGTCAGTCCTACCGATGTTTCGAGCTTGAGGGAGGTGGATCTGGTATTCTCAGCGCTCCCAGCAGACATTGCAGGAGACATAGAGACCGGGTGTGCCCGGGCAGGCCTCGGTGTCTGCAGCAATGCCAGTTCTCACCGGATGGACCCCGATGTGCCCCTGGTAGTCGCCGAAGTGAACCCGGACCATCTCGGCCTGATCGACGTACAGCGGGACCGCGGGCAGGATGGGTTCATCGTGACCAATCCCAATTGCTCGACCATTGTCCTGGCACTCGCCCTCGCTCCTATCCGTAATTTCGGGTTCAGCGATATCCGGGTCGCCACCATGCAGGCCATTTCAGGAGCTGGATTTGAGGGAGTGCCGGCAATGGGGATCTTTGACAATGTCATTCCCTATATCGGGCAGGAGGAACAGAAGATGGAGACTGAAACGCTCAAAATCATGGGAACGCTCGATGGTGGGGGGATCAGGTCCGCACCATACACTGTGAGTGCGAGTTGCCACCGCGTGCCTGTTCTCGATGGGCATACCATGGCTATCTGGGCCGATATCCCCGATCCCGTCGAGAAAGTCGCGGAAGCCTTTCTGAACTTTGTCCCGCCGATCTCATCTCTCCCCACCCTCCCTGAGAAATCAGTCAGGTTCTTTACCGAACCGGACCGGCCCCAGCCCCGGCTCGATAGGATGCGGGGGAAAGGAATGACCGTATCGGTCGGGCGGATCCGGGAAGGAATCCGGTTCATTGCCATGGGGCATAACACCATTCGCGGCGCAGCAGGCGCCTCTGTACTGAACGCAGAGCTGATCTCCACCAAGAACTACCTCTGA
- a CDS encoding 4Fe-4S binding protein, with the protein MTAIVDKDKCTGCGTCVDECPAIAITLENEKAIVIVELCVDCGSCVDVCPSEAITLE; encoded by the coding sequence ATGACAGCCATTGTTGATAAGGATAAATGCACGGGCTGCGGTACCTGTGTTGATGAGTGTCCGGCGATTGCGATAACCTTGGAAAACGAGAAGGCCATCGTGATTGTGGAGCTCTGTGTCGATTGCGGTTCCTGCGTGGATGTCTGCCCATCAGAGGCAATTACCCTGGAATAA
- a CDS encoding 4-hydroxy-tetrahydrodipicolinate reductase — protein sequence MIRVVVCGALGRMGSTVGRLVNESPDLELAGGIDLKKGSFYGVEVVDPTRMGVFLSEKKPDVLIDFSAPAATVATARVAAAAGTALVIGTTGFTPEQRAEMVKSIEGVVPAVISSNFSIGVNIFWRLVREAARMIPGYDVEVIEAHHRYKKDAPSGTAKTLLQILDEELGVREKVYGREGMRERGREIGVHVIRGGDIVGDHAVLFSGNFETIQLSHRAYDRAVFAHGALKAASWVVGKQPGIYSMDEVLMIEGPPAK from the coding sequence ATGATTAGGGTAGTGGTCTGTGGAGCTTTAGGGCGGATGGGATCAACCGTAGGGAGGCTGGTGAATGAGTCACCCGATCTGGAGCTTGCGGGGGGAATCGATCTCAAGAAGGGTTCATTCTACGGCGTGGAGGTTGTGGACCCGACCCGGATGGGTGTCTTCCTCTCCGAGAAAAAGCCTGACGTCCTGATAGATTTTTCGGCCCCGGCGGCTACGGTCGCAACCGCCAGAGTCGCCGCGGCTGCAGGCACGGCACTGGTGATCGGCACCACTGGTTTTACTCCCGAACAGCGGGCCGAAATGGTGAAATCTATTGAAGGAGTCGTCCCGGCAGTCATTTCGAGTAATTTTTCCATCGGGGTGAACATCTTCTGGCGGCTCGTGCGGGAAGCTGCCCGGATGATTCCCGGGTACGACGTCGAGGTCATAGAGGCCCATCACCGCTACAAGAAAGATGCTCCCAGCGGGACGGCAAAGACTCTCCTCCAAATCCTTGATGAGGAGCTGGGAGTCCGGGAAAAGGTATACGGGCGTGAAGGTATGCGGGAGCGTGGCCGGGAAATCGGCGTCCATGTTATCCGCGGGGGAGATATCGTGGGAGATCATGCTGTACTGTTTTCGGGCAATTTCGAGACTATCCAGCTCTCCCACCGGGCCTATGACAGGGCAGTCTTTGCTCATGGAGCATTGAAGGCCGCAAGCTGGGTGGTTGGAAAGCAACCGGGTATCTACAGCATGGACGAAGTGCTCATGATCGAAGGACCTCCGGCGAAATGA
- a CDS encoding 4-hydroxy-tetrahydrodipicolinate synthase codes for MFEGVLPAIVTPFKRNLAMDLDLEGLASNIEFLIENGVHGIVPCGSTGESATLSFEEHEKVIAVTIDAVNGRVPVIAGTGSNNTAEAVRFTKAARDLGADGVLVISPYYNKPNRSGLVKHYTILADLDIPLIMYNVPGRTGQNLTPDLVIELARHPGIVGVKEASGDIGQISRIIEGTLDEDFAVISGDDNLTFPILALGGNGVISVTANIEPGRMVAMFDAFCEEDFETALDLHYELAPLFRSMFIDTNPIPVKKAVELRGMAAGPVRLPLDELDEVKTGQLREVLTCYD; via the coding sequence ATGTTCGAGGGAGTTCTTCCGGCAATCGTCACTCCTTTTAAGAGAAATCTTGCCATGGACCTTGATCTTGAAGGTCTTGCGTCCAATATCGAGTTTCTTATCGAGAACGGAGTGCATGGGATCGTCCCATGCGGGTCTACCGGCGAATCAGCAACATTGAGTTTTGAAGAGCACGAGAAGGTCATCGCCGTTACCATCGATGCGGTGAACGGGCGCGTTCCGGTGATTGCCGGAACCGGCTCCAACAATACGGCCGAAGCAGTCCGGTTCACCAAGGCGGCCCGGGATCTCGGCGCCGATGGGGTACTCGTCATCAGCCCCTACTACAACAAGCCCAACCGCTCAGGGCTGGTCAAACACTACACGATTCTTGCGGACCTGGATATCCCGCTCATAATGTACAACGTCCCGGGGAGAACCGGCCAGAACCTCACCCCCGACCTTGTCATCGAGCTCGCCCGGCACCCTGGGATCGTGGGCGTCAAGGAAGCATCGGGAGATATCGGGCAGATATCACGAATCATTGAGGGAACTCTCGATGAGGATTTTGCGGTCATCTCCGGTGATGACAATCTCACCTTCCCCATCCTCGCACTCGGGGGAAATGGGGTCATATCAGTTACCGCAAATATCGAACCCGGGAGGATGGTAGCGATGTTTGATGCGTTCTGCGAGGAGGATTTCGAGACTGCGCTCGATCTCCACTACGAGCTCGCACCCCTCTTCCGCTCGATGTTCATCGACACCAATCCCATTCCCGTCAAGAAAGCGGTTGAATTGAGGGGTATGGCGGCAGGACCGGTCAGGTTGCCTCTTGATGAACTCGACGAGGTAAAGACCGGACAGCTCCGGGAGGTTCTCACCTGCTATGATTAG
- a CDS encoding 30S ribosomal protein S17e — protein MGIKPTYIKALGSDLLSGYGNRFSNNFDENKQIVGEVTTIESKRVRNRVAGYITRKINTGRH, from the coding sequence ATGGGTATCAAACCAACCTACATCAAGGCCCTGGGGTCGGATCTGCTCTCTGGATACGGGAACAGGTTCTCCAATAACTTTGACGAGAACAAGCAAATCGTCGGTGAGGTTACCACCATTGAGAGCAAGCGTGTCCGGAACCGGGTTGCCGGATACATCACAAGAAAGATAAATACAGGAAGACACTAG
- a CDS encoding phosphomethylpyrimidine kinase has translation MTTEERDDVLLALRSAVDLITRTMHPALIPEVGTNIVYAIRGARTPVDVAAVEGRIVRAGGRPTPVGQVTFGASDHVARIVLTAMKFDPEVRSAANIRYSSEIIDLMEDLFLEVCSFDRGQEPPGTKTMDWGVAFCCRAGVPDIIYDTGAVGKEAMVRILGENPQQVATVIGTISSRISHNTRFEDPEATT, from the coding sequence ATGACCACGGAAGAACGGGATGATGTGCTGCTCGCTCTCCGTTCAGCAGTAGACCTGATTACCCGAACCATGCATCCCGCACTTATTCCTGAAGTGGGGACCAATATCGTGTATGCGATCCGGGGTGCACGTACCCCTGTTGATGTAGCGGCAGTCGAGGGAAGGATCGTGCGTGCAGGCGGGCGGCCAACACCGGTCGGGCAGGTAACATTCGGCGCAAGCGATCATGTTGCCCGGATCGTGCTCACCGCCATGAAATTCGATCCGGAGGTCAGGAGCGCTGCCAATATCAGGTACTCTTCAGAAATCATCGATCTCATGGAGGATCTCTTCCTCGAGGTGTGTTCATTTGACCGGGGACAGGAACCTCCCGGCACGAAAACCATGGACTGGGGCGTGGCATTCTGCTGCAGGGCGGGAGTCCCTGACATCATATACGACACTGGTGCGGTGGGAAAAGAGGCCATGGTGCGCATCCTCGGGGAGAACCCCCAGCAGGTTGCAACCGTGATCGGAACGATCAGCAGCAGGATCTCACATAATACCAGGTTCGAAGATCCGGAGGCAACGACATAA
- the priL gene encoding DNA primase regulatory subunit PriL, producing the protein MRVALELRDFAKYPFLKESQQFMGRNADTIEDFLRSNPGKIALRHAMDRVREALRAPGQQDGTREIPSDSLGVKISVSGYVLARIIVSCTRDRSLVDRLARYEAQRAYRFLIDEEEEKRGFIAGSIGMNSAGKDLPVIRYVEIVAGLHEERWRLVNRDVWNGKVRVGQAEMNELLREQVRVLLLRQLPLRVPETVCKLLLPQTEEIQGLFQQTMLEQFGAVEEDAFPPCMQSLMAALTGGTSIPHAGRFALTAFLHNIGMAASDIIALYCRAPDFDISKTQYQVEHISGRSGTEYTAPSCAAMRTYGICIHSDAQCEKINHPLNYYRIRKKKGKKPESDESTGTSQS; encoded by the coding sequence ATGCGGGTCGCGCTTGAACTGAGAGACTTCGCAAAATACCCTTTTTTGAAAGAATCGCAACAGTTCATGGGGAGAAATGCCGATACTATCGAAGATTTCCTTCGTTCCAATCCCGGGAAGATAGCACTTCGCCATGCCATGGACCGTGTCAGGGAAGCGCTCAGGGCACCCGGCCAGCAGGATGGGACGAGAGAAATCCCATCCGACAGCCTTGGCGTGAAAATATCGGTATCAGGGTATGTCCTCGCCCGGATCATCGTTTCCTGCACCCGCGATCGTTCGCTGGTGGATCGTCTGGCCCGTTACGAGGCTCAGCGTGCGTACCGGTTCCTGATCGATGAGGAAGAAGAAAAAAGGGGGTTCATTGCAGGAAGCATCGGAATGAACAGTGCCGGCAAAGACCTTCCGGTCATCAGGTACGTCGAGATTGTCGCAGGTCTCCACGAAGAACGATGGAGACTCGTCAACCGTGACGTTTGGAATGGGAAGGTCCGGGTCGGCCAGGCTGAGATGAACGAGCTGCTCAGAGAACAGGTGCGAGTGCTCCTTCTTCGCCAGCTCCCCCTCCGTGTCCCGGAGACGGTCTGTAAACTTCTCCTCCCCCAGACCGAGGAGATACAGGGGCTCTTCCAGCAAACGATGCTCGAACAGTTCGGAGCCGTCGAGGAAGATGCATTCCCTCCCTGCATGCAGTCCCTGATGGCCGCACTTACCGGTGGTACCAGTATCCCGCATGCAGGCCGGTTTGCCCTGACCGCGTTCCTTCATAATATCGGGATGGCTGCATCGGACATCATTGCCCTCTATTGCCGGGCACCGGATTTCGACATCTCAAAGACGCAGTACCAGGTCGAACATATTTCGGGCCGGAGCGGGACGGAATACACGGCGCCTTCCTGCGCGGCAATGAGGACGTATGGAATATGTATCCATAGCGACGCCCAGTGTGAAAAGATCAACCACCCCCTTAACTACTACCGCATCAGGAAAAAGAAGGGAAAAAAGCCGGAATCAGACGAGTCTACCGGAACTTCTCAATCGTGA
- the pcn gene encoding proliferating cell nuclear antigen (pcna), producing MLKATIDADILKESIDAISALVTECRLHTDENGIVTRAVDTANVAMVSLTLKKEAFESYSSSKNELGLDIAKMKNIFSMMGKNDIITLDLPENSHKLKISFEGYRYSLTLLDPNTIRKDPNPPNIDLPGKVVLPGAELNNAIKAATVISDKIALGIDPQTQIFYMTAEGDTDHIRREFGKDEVSFLNSIEARSLFSLDYLKDMGRVMSRAAEVEVSLGIDHPAKFSFYIAAGNGHVEYLLAPRIEAD from the coding sequence ATGTTAAAAGCAACGATTGATGCAGATATTCTTAAAGAGTCTATCGATGCCATTTCGGCACTGGTGACAGAATGCCGCCTCCATACTGATGAGAACGGGATCGTCACCCGGGCGGTCGATACCGCAAATGTGGCCATGGTCTCCCTCACCCTGAAAAAAGAGGCGTTTGAATCGTATTCTTCATCGAAAAACGAGCTCGGGCTCGATATTGCCAAGATGAAGAACATCTTTTCAATGATGGGTAAGAACGATATCATCACCCTCGACCTTCCGGAGAACAGCCACAAGTTGAAGATCAGTTTTGAGGGATACCGCTACTCGCTCACCCTGCTCGACCCGAATACGATCCGGAAAGATCCAAACCCCCCGAACATCGATCTCCCCGGAAAAGTAGTCCTCCCGGGAGCGGAGCTGAACAACGCCATCAAGGCGGCAACGGTTATATCCGACAAGATAGCGCTTGGCATCGATCCCCAGACCCAGATCTTCTACATGACCGCCGAAGGAGATACCGACCACATCAGGAGGGAGTTTGGAAAAGATGAGGTCAGCTTCCTCAACAGCATCGAAGCCAGGTCGCTCTTCTCGCTCGACTACCTCAAAGACATGGGACGGGTAATGAGCCGGGCGGCAGAGGTTGAAGTGTCGCTCGGCATCGATCACCCGGCGAAGTTCTCGTTTTATATCGCTGCCGGGAACGGTCATGTCGAATACCTGCTTGCCCCCCGGATTGAGGCAGACTGA
- a CDS encoding RlmE family RNA methyltransferase, which produces MGSQWGRDSAYVRAMQEGYRSRAAYKLIEIQNRYHLIREHDNVVDLGAAPGSWLQVIRAVTRGTVLGIDLSPIAPLDGVKTMVADFTDPALPGQVRSLVGTVNVVVSDAAPRLSGHKSYDQARAMALGEDALAFTRSVLKPGGNFLVKAFQGEDFSHLLGDIRYHFLSARTFRSRATRKGSSEIYIIAKNFVGTHEAERPL; this is translated from the coding sequence ATGGGTTCACAGTGGGGCAGGGACAGCGCCTATGTCCGGGCAATGCAGGAAGGGTACCGGTCGAGAGCAGCATACAAATTGATTGAGATTCAGAACCGGTATCACCTCATCCGGGAACATGATAATGTCGTCGACCTTGGTGCTGCACCGGGAAGCTGGCTCCAGGTTATCAGGGCTGTTACCCGCGGAACCGTTCTTGGCATCGATCTTTCCCCAATAGCCCCCCTCGATGGTGTCAAGACCATGGTCGCCGATTTCACGGACCCTGCCCTCCCAGGGCAGGTCAGGTCTTTGGTCGGAACCGTGAACGTGGTGGTATCGGATGCAGCGCCCAGACTTTCTGGGCACAAGAGCTATGACCAGGCACGCGCAATGGCCCTCGGAGAAGACGCCCTTGCCTTTACCCGTAGCGTGCTGAAGCCGGGAGGAAATTTCCTGGTCAAGGCCTTCCAGGGCGAGGACTTCAGCCACCTTCTTGGGGATATCAGGTACCACTTCCTCTCGGCCAGGACGTTCCGAAGCAGGGCCACCCGGAAGGGAAGCTCGGAGATCTATATCATAGCGAAAAATTTTGTGGGCACCCATGAGGCTGAAAGACCCCTATAA
- the moaA gene encoding GTP 3',8-cyclase MoaA, producing MRLKDPYNRPVSNLRISLTPACNLRCMYCHAEGEVSPQGLLSASQIREIMQVAREFEFRSVKFTGGEPTLRRDLIEIVRAVPEGMESSMTTNGTLLAGIAQDLKDAGLSRVNVSLDSLDPETYRRITGRDWLSNVLDGIDAAVAAGLTPVKLNMVVLNGINDHEVDSFIRFVSGNRNLILQLIELMEMKECPFHSDLNGLEQRLAAGSTQILTRRMHHRKKYCYNGSEVEVVRPLHNTEFCAYCNRLRVTSDGMLKPCLLRTDNHVDIRGACGHELRDLFIEAVRRREPYYK from the coding sequence ATGAGGCTGAAAGACCCCTATAACCGGCCGGTGAGCAATCTCCGGATTAGCCTGACACCGGCATGCAACCTGCGCTGCATGTACTGCCACGCTGAAGGAGAGGTTTCCCCGCAAGGTCTTCTCTCCGCCAGCCAGATTAGGGAGATCATGCAGGTGGCACGGGAGTTCGAGTTCAGGAGCGTGAAGTTCACCGGGGGGGAACCGACATTACGGCGCGATCTTATCGAGATCGTCCGGGCCGTGCCTGAAGGGATGGAAAGCTCGATGACCACCAATGGAACCCTGCTTGCCGGCATTGCGCAGGATCTCAAGGATGCCGGGCTTTCCCGGGTCAATGTCAGCCTCGACAGCCTCGATCCCGAGACATACCGGAGGATAACCGGCAGGGACTGGCTCTCCAATGTCCTCGACGGAATCGATGCGGCCGTTGCTGCCGGATTGACCCCCGTGAAGCTGAACATGGTGGTTCTGAACGGGATTAACGACCATGAAGTCGATTCATTTATCCGGTTTGTCAGCGGGAACAGGAACCTCATCCTCCAGCTGATCGAGCTGATGGAGATGAAGGAGTGTCCATTCCATAGTGATCTCAACGGGCTCGAGCAACGCCTTGCTGCAGGTTCAACCCAGATCCTTACCCGGAGAATGCATCACCGGAAGAAATACTGTTACAACGGATCCGAAGTCGAAGTGGTCAGGCCTCTCCACAACACTGAGTTTTGTGCTTACTGCAATCGCCTTCGGGTAACCTCGGACGGGATGCTCAAGCCGTGCCTGCTCAGGACAGACAACCACGTTGACATCAGGGGGGCTTGCGGGCACGAGCTTCGCGACCTCTTCATTGAGGCGGTAAGGCGGCGCGAACCGTACTACAAATAG
- a CDS encoding ArgE/DapE family deacylase, producing the protein MDVSRICSDLVKIRSENPPGDTRDVIGYIKERTDALGLRTRLIKNRGRKHNLVSSPVRGRLLFCGHVDVVPALADGWDEDPNSGAIRDGKVFGRGATDMKGGCAAILAACGEFLATGEAIPADLAFVCDEETSGRQGIRSLLAKKLLSPCDCIIAEPTPPLNPNIGQKGMMRLRLTFSGEAGHGSLYPVQGVSAVMEAFSFLEFLGKLHRRHYEPDDPRIAKIIRESAGILREVLSMEDAGTILTHIMFNPGKIMGGEKANIIAQRCVLEIDLRLPWGVSPESLLEEIRANAPRASIEVGNVSGPSISSPDSPLVTWILEEILNVHGQPAHPIVQWAASDARYLRKEGFSVVEYGPGVIHTLHAVNEYTTIESLENAVKVYLGMMGRYRDAPGRI; encoded by the coding sequence ATGGACGTATCCCGTATCTGCTCTGACCTGGTGAAGATCCGGAGCGAGAACCCGCCTGGTGACACCCGGGACGTCATCGGGTACATAAAGGAACGGACCGACGCCCTTGGCCTGCGGACACGCCTGATCAAAAACCGTGGCCGGAAACATAACCTGGTATCTTCACCAGTCCGCGGCCGGCTCCTCTTCTGCGGTCATGTTGACGTGGTGCCGGCACTCGCTGATGGGTGGGACGAGGATCCGAACTCTGGTGCCATCCGGGATGGGAAGGTTTTCGGTCGGGGTGCGACCGATATGAAAGGAGGATGTGCTGCTATCCTTGCCGCCTGCGGGGAGTTCCTTGCAACCGGGGAAGCGATACCGGCCGATCTCGCTTTCGTCTGCGATGAGGAGACAAGCGGCAGACAGGGAATCCGGTCCCTGCTGGCAAAGAAGCTCCTTTCCCCTTGCGACTGTATCATTGCCGAACCTACGCCGCCTCTCAACCCAAATATCGGCCAGAAAGGGATGATGCGTCTTCGTCTTACCTTCTCCGGGGAAGCGGGACACGGGTCACTGTACCCTGTCCAAGGGGTAAGTGCAGTGATGGAGGCCTTCTCCTTCCTGGAGTTCCTTGGAAAATTGCACCGGCGCCACTATGAGCCCGATGATCCCAGGATTGCAAAGATCATACGGGAATCTGCAGGGATCCTGCGGGAGGTTCTCTCCATGGAGGATGCGGGCACCATTCTCACCCATATCATGTTCAATCCCGGCAAGATCATGGGGGGAGAGAAGGCAAATATCATCGCCCAGCGGTGCGTGCTTGAAATCGATCTCCGCCTCCCCTGGGGGGTGTCGCCTGAGTCTCTCCTCGAAGAGATCAGGGCCAATGCCCCGCGGGCTTCAATCGAAGTGGGAAATGTCTCCGGGCCGAGTATCTCCTCCCCGGACTCGCCACTCGTCACCTGGATCCTGGAGGAGATCTTGAACGTCCACGGGCAACCTGCGCACCCAATCGTGCAGTGGGCGGCAAGCGATGCCCGATATCTCCGGAAGGAGGGTTTTTCCGTGGTCGAGTATGGCCCGGGTGTAATACACACCCTCCATGCCGTCAACGAGTATACGACCATTGAGTCGCTTGAGAATGCCGTGAAGGTATACCTGGGAATGATGGGGAGGTACAGAGACGCCCCGGGAAGAATATAG
- a CDS encoding metal-dependent transcriptional regulator produces the protein MKEVCTLSPRKAEYMKYLYLQGGLVKTTRLATHFGVAPSTITKTLEGIASTGLIVHVPYQGVQLTVQGEECARFLLRRHRILALMLSRFGLAPEEACQQATAFEGHVPRCVIDRICASLGHPIMSICGPIEHDACCCPPECDVGSPQGHEG, from the coding sequence ATGAAAGAGGTTTGTACCCTCTCGCCCCGGAAGGCGGAATACATGAAGTATCTGTACCTGCAGGGAGGGCTTGTCAAAACCACCAGGCTCGCCACCCATTTTGGGGTAGCACCCTCTACAATCACGAAAACTCTCGAAGGTATCGCCAGCACCGGGCTCATCGTCCACGTTCCCTACCAGGGAGTTCAGCTCACTGTGCAGGGCGAGGAATGCGCCCGCTTTCTTCTCCGGAGGCACCGGATCCTTGCCCTCATGCTCAGCCGGTTCGGGCTCGCCCCCGAAGAGGCATGCCAACAGGCCACCGCGTTCGAGGGCCATGTCCCGAGATGCGTGATCGACCGGATATGCGCTTCGCTCGGTCATCCCATCATGAGCATCTGCGGGCCTATCGAGCACGATGCATGCTGCTGCCCTCCGGAATGCGATGTGGGATCCCCTCAAGGGCATGAAGGTTGA
- a CDS encoding zinc ABC transporter substrate-binding protein yields MLQDKRVVSRSRCGIALLFLLCFIAFTLLSAGCTKTDRIPPGSAPLTVAVTIPPQKQFIERIGGDRVRVVVLVAPGANPHTHEPTPGQLAEIGKADLYTAVGSGIEFERVWMDKIRGVNPLMPVVDSSRGIEMINGDPHTWLSPRNAMIMVNNSCEGLVNIDPNHEAFYRNNRDEYLAELTGLDRYISQTLAGASHREVMVSHAGWAYFARDYDLDLITIEEGGKEPTPGELEDLVRRARQDTITVVFASPEFSTKSAEVIAHEIRGRVVLISPLEEDYVENLYKVSVAFAGSWNNG; encoded by the coding sequence GTGTTACAGGACAAACGTGTCGTTTCCCGGTCACGCTGCGGGATAGCCCTTCTGTTCCTACTCTGTTTCATCGCATTTACCCTGCTTTCAGCAGGGTGTACGAAAACAGACCGGATCCCTCCCGGATCGGCTCCGCTGACTGTTGCCGTTACCATTCCTCCCCAGAAACAATTCATCGAACGTATCGGCGGTGACAGGGTCCGGGTAGTCGTCCTCGTTGCACCGGGGGCAAATCCTCATACCCATGAACCGACACCTGGCCAGCTCGCGGAGATCGGCAAGGCGGACCTTTATACCGCTGTCGGCTCGGGAATCGAGTTCGAACGGGTGTGGATGGATAAGATCCGTGGTGTGAACCCCCTGATGCCAGTAGTTGATAGTTCCCGCGGGATCGAGATGATAAACGGGGATCCCCATACCTGGCTCTCACCACGCAATGCGATGATCATGGTAAACAATTCCTGTGAGGGCCTGGTCAACATCGATCCCAACCATGAAGCTTTTTACCGGAATAACCGCGATGAATACCTGGCAGAACTCACCGGGCTCGACCGGTACATCAGCCAGACCCTTGCAGGGGCGTCACACCGGGAGGTCATGGTAAGCCATGCGGGATGGGCGTATTTCGCGAGGGATTACGACCTCGACCTCATCACAATCGAAGAAGGCGGAAAAGAACCAACACCCGGGGAACTTGAAGATCTGGTCCGCAGGGCGCGGCAAGATACTATCACCGTTGTATTCGCATCTCCTGAATTCAGCACGAAAAGTGCGGAAGTTATCGCACATGAGATAAGAGGGCGCGTTGTGCTGATAAGCCCCCTTGAAGAAGACTACGTAGAGAATTTATACAAAGTCTCGGTAGCATTCGCAGGGAGCTGGAACAATGGATGA